In one window of Candidatus Kaelpia aquatica DNA:
- a CDS encoding cell division protein FtsQ/DivIB: protein MFKKIDYEKIKTALFFLSWAFLILLLVWFFGIMQDYKISSSSFRVKDVSVIFSDGSELDKDDAFRYLNIKKEDSIFKIDPVVKIKEVFKKHPEILKLSLHKQMPGKITANVTNRISVAQVHLGRYYPLDAEGFVLPFPSNFRIESLPLIRGVNPGEVAVASSSDNTKIGIALELLNLIDLLLGTRDINFDIDVNSIEDVNLVLINDIKVKLGKGGFKDKLMRLKLVLDDMEAKKLNPAIVDLRFDKAVLIPR from the coding sequence ATGTTCAAGAAAATAGATTACGAGAAAATAAAAACCGCGCTCTTTTTTTTAAGCTGGGCTTTCTTAATTCTGTTGTTGGTTTGGTTCTTCGGTATTATGCAGGATTACAAGATCTCTTCGTCTAGTTTTAGAGTAAAAGATGTCAGCGTTATTTTTAGTGATGGATCAGAGTTAGATAAAGACGATGCGTTTAGATATTTAAATATTAAAAAAGAAGACTCTATTTTTAAGATAGATCCAGTGGTAAAAATTAAAGAGGTTTTTAAGAAGCATCCGGAGATACTTAAATTAAGCCTCCATAAGCAGATGCCAGGCAAGATTACAGCTAATGTTACAAATAGAATTTCTGTGGCTCAGGTTCATTTAGGGCGTTATTATCCTCTGGATGCCGAAGGTTTTGTATTGCCATTTCCTAGTAATTTCCGTATCGAATCCCTGCCTCTAATTAGAGGGGTAAATCCAGGTGAGGTTGCGGTGGCTAGTAGTTCTGACAATACTAAGATAGGCATAGCTTTAGAGTTGTTAAATTTGATAGATCTTCTTTTGGGTACAAGAGATATCAATTTTGATATCGATGTCAATAGTATTGAAGATGTTAACCTCGTACTTATTAATGATATTAAGGTCAAACTAGGTAAAGGTGGTTTTAAAGATAAACTGATGCGCTTAAAGTTGGTTTTAGACGATATGGAAGCTAAAAAGTTAAACCCAGCTATTGTAGATTTGAGATTTGATAAGGCTGTCTTAATACCGCGTTGA
- a CDS encoding glycosyltransferase family 4 protein, protein MKILQIITHLEMGGAQKATLLLSQELISRGHDVVVLSSVRGGLLKEFREKLGPNFRSLCFLKRSVNPVFDLLAFFSLFIYIKEFNFDLVHTHSSKAGILGRWAAFFSSVKSVHTVHGFAFHDYQNFILRHCSILIERVTALISDKIILVSEEVKKKALKNSIIITEERAEVIYELVKIPPVDPIVKNKNFFTIGMVAPLKTQKRPEDFLKFVASLSRIRKDVRFVLVGDGKLRPKLEMIAKRYGILDKVEFKGWREDAYAIMQSFDIFVLTSIFEGQPHVIIEAMSLSIPVIATAVDGVKDLISQGENGFLVKPFKYNDIALLANRLLDDKVLRGSVGFRGYSYLKTEKRFDYIENISKIERLYNSIVK, encoded by the coding sequence GTGAAAATACTTCAAATAATTACTCACCTGGAGATGGGCGGTGCTCAAAAAGCAACTCTTCTTTTATCGCAAGAACTTATAAGTAGAGGCCATGATGTTGTTGTCCTATCTTCTGTTCGAGGCGGATTATTAAAAGAGTTTAGAGAAAAATTAGGACCAAATTTCAGAAGTTTATGTTTTTTAAAAAGAAGTGTAAATCCTGTTTTTGACCTCTTAGCTTTCTTCTCGCTCTTTATTTACATAAAAGAATTCAATTTTGATCTGGTTCATACGCACTCTTCTAAAGCTGGCATTTTAGGGCGTTGGGCTGCTTTCTTCTCGTCTGTTAAGTCTGTCCATACTGTCCATGGTTTTGCTTTTCATGATTATCAAAATTTTATTTTGAGACATTGTTCTATTTTGATTGAAAGAGTCACGGCTCTTATATCAGATAAGATTATACTTGTATCCGAAGAGGTTAAAAAAAAGGCGCTTAAGAATTCTATAATAATCACTGAAGAGAGAGCCGAGGTTATCTATGAGCTTGTTAAGATTCCCCCGGTCGATCCTATTGTAAAAAATAAAAATTTTTTTACAATAGGTATGGTTGCTCCATTGAAAACACAAAAAAGGCCCGAAGATTTCCTGAAATTTGTGGCATCTTTAAGCAGAATACGTAAAGATGTAAGATTTGTTTTAGTAGGAGATGGTAAGTTAAGGCCGAAGCTGGAGATGATTGCAAAGAGATACGGAATTCTGGACAAAGTTGAATTTAAAGGCTGGAGAGAGGATGCTTATGCTATAATGCAATCTTTCGATATCTTTGTGCTTACCAGTATCTTTGAGGGGCAACCACATGTAATAATAGAAGCGATGTCGTTATCAATCCCAGTAATTGCCACTGCGGTTGACGGAGTAAAGGATTTGATCTCTCAAGGCGAGAATGGATTTTTAGTCAAACCTTTCAAATATAACGATATAGCGCTCTTGGCGAATAGGCTATTAGATGATAAAGTATTAAGAGGGTCTGTTGGGTTTAGAGGATATAGTTATTTAAAGACCGAGAAGAGGTTTGACTATATTGAAAATATTAGTAAAATCGAAAGATTATATAATTCTATAGTAAAATGA
- a CDS encoding MraY family glycosyltransferase: MNRVEVFNIMLVCFVFSFFFSSFFYKKKIKVGRKEQSTHGGVVILVTVLLGILISPLRDTYYVWKLFLLFFLMFLLGFIDDYKHLSPYPKLIAEIFVILLALFMGFKTEIIYFPGYLNYLVSLVWILILSNEFNFLDIMDGLSLGSVIVISLTFTIIGLINFQPFNLLFAAIVLASCLGFFPYNYRKASAYLGDSGSLSLGLLMAILAISFSYTREDRPMVLLTPVIIFGLPIFDFLYLTIRRAWKRKSILRKSPDHLVILMHINGASRKRIIYKFWLISAGFASTALLLQFGSSFLGIAALIISIFLFFEIALRCYK, translated from the coding sequence ATGAATAGGGTAGAAGTTTTTAACATAATGCTTGTCTGTTTCGTATTCTCCTTTTTCTTTTCTAGTTTTTTCTATAAAAAGAAAATTAAAGTAGGCAGAAAGGAGCAGTCTACGCACGGTGGAGTTGTAATTTTAGTGACAGTTCTTTTGGGAATATTAATATCTCCTTTAAGAGATACTTACTATGTCTGGAAGCTGTTCCTGCTCTTCTTCTTAATGTTTCTACTAGGTTTTATCGATGATTATAAACATCTCTCTCCTTACCCAAAGTTAATTGCCGAGATCTTTGTAATACTTCTTGCACTTTTTATGGGTTTTAAAACCGAAATCATATATTTCCCTGGTTATCTCAATTACCTTGTTTCTCTGGTTTGGATTTTAATTTTAAGCAATGAGTTTAATTTTTTAGACATAATGGATGGCCTCTCTTTGGGCAGCGTTATAGTTATATCTTTGACATTTACAATAATCGGCTTGATAAACTTCCAGCCTTTTAATCTTCTTTTTGCGGCAATTGTTCTGGCCTCCTGCTTGGGTTTCTTTCCTTACAATTACCGTAAAGCATCTGCTTATCTTGGAGATAGCGGCAGCTTATCGTTAGGTCTGCTTATGGCTATCTTAGCTATATCGTTTAGTTATACGCGAGAAGATAGACCTATGGTCTTATTAACCCCTGTTATTATATTCGGGCTTCCTATTTTTGATTTTTTATATCTTACTATAAGGAGGGCCTGGAAAAGGAAATCTATCTTAAGAAAGAGCCCTGATCACCTTGTAATACTTATGCATATTAATGGAGCCTCCAGGAAAAGAATAATATATAAGTTCTGGCTTATATCCGCAGGTTTTGCTTCTACAGCATTACTGCTTCAGTTTGGTTCGAGTTTTTTAGGTATCGCTGCACTGATTATATCTATATTTCTTTTCTTTGAAATTGCTTTACGATGCTATAAATGA
- a CDS encoding FAD-dependent oxidoreductase, with the protein MKKSVNNLILGSGITGLSCGLHLENLSNKKDSCLSNYLILEKENSVGGLARSIKKKGFIFDYSAHLLHCRDPYFSKWVESNLKKNLKLHKRNAWVYSHGVFTKYPFQANFYGLPRDVIKDCLLGLLSLNGFKDSMPSNFEEWCYSKFGSGISKHFMIPYNEKFWNIAAKKITLEWIDGFIPQPQLRDMVKGGFEYSHKEFGYHSKFYYPVNEGIELLVKKISSQCNNIALKEKAEKINLKERWVLTSRGRKIYYNNLVSTLPMVDLNDMIIGIDDNISNLFSKLKYISVVNINMGIKRPNISDKDWIYFPEDNFSFYRIGFPMNFAPSSTPSGFSSIYIDISYSDPSAINKGKAGMVERVKADLIKLGIIGEEENIPVIDYNDIKYAYILYDKNWSHARGGIIDYLLKNSVYPAGRFGSWSYLSMEGCFLEGKRAANMLKR; encoded by the coding sequence ATGAAAAAAAGCGTAAACAATTTAATTCTTGGCTCAGGTATAACAGGGCTGAGCTGCGGCTTACATCTAGAGAATTTAAGTAATAAAAAAGATAGCTGTTTGTCGAACTATTTAATCCTTGAAAAAGAAAATAGTGTTGGAGGTTTAGCTCGCTCCATCAAGAAAAAAGGTTTTATATTTGACTATAGCGCTCATCTCCTGCATTGCAGGGATCCATATTTTTCAAAATGGGTAGAGAGTAATCTTAAGAAGAATCTTAAGCTTCACAAGAGAAATGCTTGGGTGTACTCACATGGGGTATTTACCAAGTATCCTTTTCAGGCGAATTTCTATGGCTTGCCTAGGGATGTAATAAAAGATTGTCTTTTGGGACTCTTGAGCTTAAATGGTTTTAAAGATAGTATGCCCAGTAATTTTGAAGAGTGGTGTTACAGTAAATTTGGCAGCGGAATCTCTAAGCACTTTATGATTCCTTACAATGAAAAGTTTTGGAATATAGCAGCTAAAAAAATTACGTTAGAATGGATAGATGGTTTTATACCTCAGCCGCAGCTTAGGGATATGGTTAAAGGAGGATTTGAATATTCCCATAAAGAGTTTGGCTACCATAGTAAATTTTACTATCCTGTCAATGAAGGGATAGAGCTTTTAGTGAAGAAGATCAGTTCGCAATGTAATAATATAGCACTCAAAGAAAAAGCAGAAAAGATAAACTTAAAAGAGAGATGGGTTCTAACTTCTAGAGGTAGAAAGATTTACTATAATAATCTAGTCTCTACTCTTCCCATGGTGGATTTAAACGATATGATTATTGGAATAGATGACAATATCAGTAATCTTTTTAGTAAGCTAAAGTATATATCTGTTGTTAATATAAATATGGGTATAAAACGGCCCAATATATCAGATAAAGATTGGATCTATTTCCCAGAAGATAATTTCTCTTTTTATCGCATTGGGTTTCCGATGAACTTTGCCCCTTCTTCTACACCTAGTGGTTTCAGTTCAATATACATAGATATTTCTTATTCAGATCCTTCAGCTATTAATAAGGGGAAAGCAGGTATGGTTGAGCGGGTAAAAGCTGATTTGATCAAACTGGGTATTATTGGAGAAGAAGAAAATATCCCAGTTATAGATTATAATGACATAAAATATGCTTATATACTTTATGATAAAAATTGGTCTCATGCTCGAGGTGGGATTATCGATTATCTTTTAAAAAACTCTGTATATCCTGCTGGGCGGTTTGGTTCTTGGAGCTATCTGTCTATGGAGGGGTGTTTTTTAGAGGGTAAGAGAGCAGCTAACATGCTGAAGAGATGA